In Mercenaria mercenaria strain notata chromosome 13, MADL_Memer_1, whole genome shotgun sequence, a single window of DNA contains:
- the LOC123529917 gene encoding polynucleotide 5'-hydroxyl-kinase NOL9-like, with amino-acid sequence MSAKKKRLSAFEAKRLETDIEDKEVKTGDKQRSKKLKTKSEDIVIDLDFKQNEDHCPDLNRVEGNKKKKSKKGKRSAKTKSKSLDVVCEDEAKSKDNAVDFVKESDTIEILDDEIDASVVVEKVTDKLESGNKTKKTKPDTGTGKRDDKRKRYSFENDADIIANKKSKTDVNQDRQPQSYDPSFPKRDDELTSWSRMGSGRETGTGSLGNQQNEKELVDTDAGLSKSPTAIQVAESVLVIASHPCVYPLKGRVRVQGVVGVACIMGYNLEPRSQYCDVFSPDCNSLVTVTTVKGKTNTKKAISKVDSVLGITDGTLLKLLQNTLKNSKPFVILKFDKLETNICPFISSFNPYTNIFKVDGDRSDLNKQLLPLSVKMVKDSEVPRLSVPEQLKSVIDEWKEKITPQTDDQPVMLVCGGKDSGKSTTNRLLINSTLNILESVYYLECDIGQTEFTPPGVLSLVEVTSPVTGPPFTHLRKTVCSYHFGGVTPKDNPDLYMRCIQLCVQEYQHVRTKRPLIVNTMGWMKGLGWQLLLDIVRLVSPSVIVQLTSNQNSQNVPSLTVGALKDTSWTDLSQMYGGPVIPRRMERVPKILHLEIPVATSYNFRMKATDYRNLTVLSHLAHDLEPGLTLTSMTPYTVNWKDVAIHVCHVEVNRSQIMYALNANLVALCEGDITEAEKYSDEGPLFVSSTGPCRWIGYGLVRGIDMERNIFYIITSLTENDLARVNILDIGGISVPENFLTAQKFEKIPYVDEVVESVGLSAIRPRKHMPRRGLRGNIP; translated from the exons ATGTCCGCAAAAAAGAAAAGGTTGTCAGCTTTTGAAGCTAAACGTCTGGAGACAGATATTGAAGATAAGGAAGTCAAAACAGGGGACAAACAGAGGTcaaagaaactgaaaacaaaatcagAAGATATTGTAATTGATTTAGACTTTAAACAGAACGAGGATCATTGTCCTGACCTTAACCGAGTAGAaggtaataaaaaaaagaaatcaaaaaaagGTAAACGTTCAGCAAAAACGAAGTCAAAGAGTCTAGATGTAGTTTGTGAAGATGAAGCAAAGTCAAAAGATAATGCTGTTGATTTTGTTAAGGAAAGTGACACAATTGAAATATTGGATGATGAAATCGATGCAAGTGTGGTTGTTGAGAAAGTTACTGACAAATTAGAAAGTGGTAACAAGACTAAAAAGACTAAGCCAGACACTGGAACAGGCAAGAGAGATGACAAACGAAAGCGttattcttttgaaaatgatGCAGATATTATagcaaataaaaaatcaaaaacagatGTTAACCAGGACAGACAGCCCCAGTCTTATGATCCATCTTTCCCAAAACGTGATGATGAATTAACTAGTTGGAGTAGAATGGGTAGTGGAAGAGAAACTGGAACAGGCAGTTTAGGTAatcaacaaaatgaaaaagagCTTGTTGATACAGATGCTGGACTGAGTAAAAG TCCTACAGCCATACAGGTAGCTGAAAGTGTCTTAGTCATTGCTAGTCATCCATGTGTATATCCTCTGAAAGGTCGTGTCAGAGTGCAGGGTGTTGTTGGTGTTGCATGCATTATGGGATACAACTTGGAGCCACGTAGCCAATACTGTGATGTGTTTTCTCCAGATTGTAACAGCCTTGTTACAGTTACGACAGTTAAAGGCAAAACTAACACGAAAAAAGCTATCAGTAAAGTGGATTCTGTTCTTGGAATAACAGATGGAACTTtgttaaaattacttcaaaacacTCTGAAAAACAGTAAAccttttgtcattttaaaatttgacaaattagaaacaaatatatgtccattcatttcaagtttcaacccatacacaaacatttttaaagtagATGGTGACAGGTCTGACCTGAACAAACAGTTACTGCCCCTTTCTGTTAAAATGGTAAAGGACTCAGAAGTTCCAAGACTTAGTGTTCCTGAACAGTTAAAGTCTGTGATCGATGAATGGAAAGAGAAAATAACACCACAAACTGATG atCAGCCTGTGATGTTGGTTTGTGGCGGGAAAGACTCTGGAAAATCGACAACAAATAGACTTCTCATCAACtctacattaaatat ATTGGAAAGTGTCTACTACCTAGAGTGTGATATAGGACAGACTGAGTTTACTCCCCCTGGAGTTTTGTCACTGGTAGAAGTTACCTCCCCTGTTACAG GACCACCATTTACTCACCTGAGAAAGACTGTATG TTCCTACCATTTTGGTGGTGTGACACCTAAAGACAATCCAGATCTGTATATGCGGTGTATACAGCTGTGTGTACAAGAATACCAACATGTGAGAACCAAAAGACCTCTCATTGTCAACACTATGGGCTGGATGAAAG GGCTTGGATGGCAGTTATTGTTAGACATTGTGCGTCTTGTATCGCCATCTGTCATTGTCCAGTTAACGTCCAATCAGAATTCTCAGAATGTGCCATCCTTGACAGTGGGAGCTCTCAAAGATACAAGCTGGACTGATTTATCACAG ATGTATGGTGGTCCAGTAATTCCAAGAAGAATGGAAAGAGTGCCAAAGATCTTACATTTGGAGATACCTGTTGCAACAAG TTACAACTTCAGAATGAAAGCAACTGATTACAGAAACCTGACTGTTCTTAGTCACCTTGCTCATGACCTTGAACCAggattgaccttgacctcaatgACCCCATATACTGTTAATTGGAAAGATGTAGCCATACATGTATGTCATGTAGAGGTTAATAGGTCACAGATCATGTATGCTTTAAATGCAAACTTAGTGGCCTTATGTGAAGGGGACATAACTGAA GCTGAAAAGTATTCAGATGAGGGACCATTATTTGTGAGTAGTACAGGACCATGCAGGTGGATTGGCTATG GACTTGTTAGAGGGATAGATATGGAGAGGAACATTTTCTACATTATAACATCATTGACCGAAAATGACCTAGCAAGAGTTAATATTCTCGATATTGGTGGAATTTCAGTCCCAGAAAACTTTCTTACTGCACAG aagtTTGAGAAGATACCATATGTGGATGAGGTTGTGGAGTCTGTAGGCTTGTCTGCTATCAGACCAAGAAAGCACATGCCAAGGAGAGGCCTTCGTGGGAATATACCATGA